Sequence from the Meleagris gallopavo isolate NT-WF06-2002-E0010 breed Aviagen turkey brand Nicholas breeding stock chromosome Z, Turkey_5.1, whole genome shotgun sequence genome:
CAAATACACATTTTATGTACATCACTTACTTGACAATACTATCTGGTATGTGCACATATTCCATTGGAATCATCTCACGAAGCTCTGCCAGTGTGTTGACATACCGTATCTTACTGCTGAACTTAGAGCTGAGACACAGAAATATGTGTTAATTgagttttctcacaaaaaaagttttttacaatacTTTAAAGAGTGAGGGAAAGAAGGCATTTACTTCATGAATTAAATAACTATACATatcattttgttatttatatttcagttacAGAGTTTGGTTGGCCATGAGCATACCTTAATTCTAATGAGGCTGAAATcaagatttttcattttgctgtcatCTGACTAGGCTGAATGACAGTATTTAGGACAGTGTCATAAACTGTAATGCCTAGATACTAAGCAATGTGATTAGTTCTACATTAGttctactctttcaaagagatATATAAAAATTCTAAAGAGAATCAAACTCTCTAAAgcataaatacatataaaaaaatatgtaaagaaTTCATTTAAAGTTATCATAATGAATTAACATCAATCATCTCGATCATCAcgtgatcatagaatcatagaatggcctagggttgaaaaggaccacaaacaTCACCTAGTTTTAGCCCgcctgctatgtgcagggtcgccaaccactaggccaggctacccagagccacatccagcctggccttgaatgcctctaggaatggggcatccacaaactccttgggcaacctgttccagcatgtCACCACCCTcaatgtgaaaaacttcctctaatatctaacctaaccCTCCCCTGTctctgtttaaaaccatttccccttgtcctatcactatctacccttgtaatCATGACAAATTAGCATTTATATTCAACTATGACTCTCGAACATAGTACAACTGAATGTCCACATTTGTTTAGATGAGTACAGATCAGATTTGGAATGGAATTTAGAATCAAAATTACGTGGTTTAGCTATCTCATTGTCTTGGAACATTTTCTCCTTGCCTTGGGACCAATTCACTTCTCACTCTGAAATTTTCAAAGCGTGTGCCAGTCATTCAGTGAGCTGTTTTAGGCTAGAAAACTGAGCTATATCCATCAGCCTTCAATTGAATCAGGTTTATTTCTCCTTACATTGCTTTTTACTGAATTGGTTGTCTCTCTTTATGCCTCCCAGAGTTTTTTTACTCAACTTTCTCACAGTGCTCCTATGTCCACCAAAGGGCTTCATATTTCTCCTATCTTCAACTCATCTTCTAAGTTAATGAGTGTGAACAACAAGCTGAACATTagccagcaatgtgtccttCCTGCTAAGAAGGCTAATGGTATTCTTGGATTGATTTTGCAAAGTATCACTAGGAGATAGAGAGGTGATGCTTCATCTCTTATCAGCATATGGCTGCCTATTACAGGAGAAACGCTGACATGCTGGAAAGAGTCCAAAAGAGGGCAACCAAGATGATGATGAACGCAGAAGAGGCTGAATGAGCTGAGAATGTTCAGTGTGAAGAAGAAGAAGCTCAGAGAGAGATGTCATCAATGTGACATGATGTATATGTATATTACCCTTGCTCATTTCAGTGGTATCCAGAGACAGTATAAGAAGCAACagacacaaactggaacacaagagGTTCCACCTACAAATTGGGAAGCTTTTTTACTGTgtgagtgatggagcactgacACAAGTTGCTCGGCTATTCTGGAGATTCCCTTCTCAGAGATCTTCATAAGCTGCCTGGAGATGGGCCTGGGCAACATACTCTGGGTTGCCCTGGTTGAATAAGATCAGTTGGACAAGATGAGATCtacagatcccttccaacctcaaccattttTTGATTCTACAAAGTTCCACCAACATTATGTCTTGcccatatttttttcagttcctatTTGTACTTCACTTAATGAATCCCCTATTATTACTGCTGACAATTCCAAGTACCGTTTCCATGTCACACTGGTATTTTCAGTTATCACTTTCTGCTAAGATCATCACATCTGAAGGAAGAAGTTGTTATGGTGCTCAGTCTATCACACTTTGGCAGCAATGGGAGGAGTAATTTCCTTCATCATTTCAAAGTTACTCTGTCAGGACAGAACACCCTGATAGGACAGATATCTTCAACATTCACCTTTGTACTCCAGGGCCAGTTTGTCATGACATACTCTCTGTGTGGCTTCTGTAGACAAGACACCTCTTCTTTTGCATGGAGCAATGTTTTCTCATGTCTGACCATGTACACTCCTGATCTCCAGGTCCCAGACACATACTTGCCCATTTTTAAGGTCTTCAGTGTCTAACAATTCTTTTGAGTTTTATTAACCAAAGCACTGTTTTGGGTGGTAGAGAACTTTTTTGGAAACAAGTCTCCTACATTCTCAAACATCTCAGGGCAGTCTTCTTGAATAACCATCAACTTTTNNNNNNNNNNNNNNNNNNNNNNNNNNNNNNNNNNNNNNNNNNNNNNNNNNNNNNNNNNNNNNNNNNNNNNNNNNNNNNNNNNNNNNNNNNNNNNNNNNNNNNNNNNNNNNNNNNNNNNNNNNNNNNNNNNNNNNNNNNNNNNNNNNNNNNNNN
This genomic interval carries:
- the LOC109363781 gene encoding protein prune homolog 2-like gives rise to the protein HIFLCLSSKFSSKIRYVNTLAELREMIPMEYVHIPDSIVKLDEELREASETAKTSCLSNDPEMTSVEQELDMTLK